One genomic window of Corynebacterium massiliense DSM 45435 includes the following:
- a CDS encoding helix-turn-helix transcriptional regulator → MDNHLRQLRQEHGLSQQKLADALGVSRQTVISIEKGRYDPSLPLAFQLAAQFGCRIEDIFIP, encoded by the coding sequence GTGGACAACCATCTTCGTCAATTGCGGCAGGAACATGGGCTGTCGCAGCAAAAGCTTGCCGATGCCCTGGGCGTCTCCCGCCAGACCGTCATCAGCATCGAGAAAGGCCGCTACGACCCGTCCCTGCCGCTTGCCTTTCAGCTCGCTGCCCAGTTTGGATGTCGTATCGAAGACATCTTTATTCCGTGA
- a CDS encoding pyridoxal-phosphate dependent enzyme: MSGFLSLTGNTPLLRLERLCPRRDVEIWVKLEQFNPGGSAKDRTAEGLVERAIATGQVSTGQGETPALVESSSGNLGMALARQALLRGWQFHCVVDPRVNTATLATIKALGATVHMVEEPDPSTGDWLAARKKKVAQLLEEIPNAVNLDQYSNTAAFDAHANGTMTEIVRDMGVPDELYVAVSTTGTIGGCMQHLHDIGADTRVVGVDAEGSVLFGGERGERYLPGFGAGVVPPLSENLHPDRVDRIPDVQSIVGARVLAKKEGILPGASAGAVIAAILRQVPDLPSGTRVAAVLHDAGQNYLDTIYNDDWVRETLGVDINEEVARSGWV, translated from the coding sequence ATGAGTGGTTTTCTGTCGCTGACCGGTAATACGCCCCTGCTTCGTCTGGAGCGGCTGTGCCCGCGGCGAGACGTGGAGATCTGGGTCAAACTGGAACAGTTCAACCCGGGCGGTAGCGCCAAAGACCGGACGGCGGAGGGCCTGGTGGAACGCGCCATTGCAACCGGTCAGGTCTCTACTGGGCAGGGGGAGACGCCGGCCCTGGTGGAGTCCAGCTCCGGAAACTTGGGCATGGCGCTGGCCCGGCAGGCGCTCCTGCGCGGATGGCAGTTCCACTGCGTGGTGGATCCGCGGGTCAATACCGCGACGCTGGCGACCATTAAGGCGCTTGGCGCCACTGTGCACATGGTCGAGGAGCCGGATCCGTCCACCGGCGACTGGCTCGCGGCGCGTAAGAAGAAGGTCGCGCAGCTCCTCGAGGAAATCCCCAACGCGGTGAACCTCGACCAGTACTCGAATACCGCGGCCTTCGACGCGCATGCGAACGGCACCATGACCGAGATCGTGCGGGATATGGGTGTCCCGGATGAGCTGTACGTGGCGGTGAGCACCACTGGCACGATCGGCGGGTGTATGCAGCACCTCCACGACATCGGTGCGGATACCCGCGTCGTCGGCGTCGACGCGGAAGGCTCGGTGCTCTTCGGCGGCGAGCGCGGCGAGCGCTACCTCCCGGGCTTCGGCGCCGGGGTCGTGCCGCCGCTGTCGGAGAACCTGCACCCCGATCGCGTGGACCGCATCCCGGACGTGCAGTCCATCGTCGGCGCCCGCGTGCTGGCGAAGAAGGAGGGGATTTTGCCGGGGGCATCGGCAGGCGCGGTCATCGCCGCCATCCTGCGGCAGGTGCCGGATCTGCCGTCCGGCACCCGGGTGGCCGCCGTGCTTCACGATGCCGGCCAGAACTACCTCGACACCATCTACAACGACGACTGGGTCCGCGAGACCCTCGGCGTCGACATCAACGAGGAGGTAGCACGCAGTGGCTGGGTATAA